Proteins encoded in a region of the Paenibacillus sp. W2I17 genome:
- a CDS encoding carboxymuconolactone decarboxylase family protein, with protein MNLRTNYRVASPGAFKAMMAMEQYISGQFENKVLYELLKIRVSQINGCAFCLDMHAKDLMKLGDYADHILLLSVWREVPFFTDQERVMLELAEAVTRISEHGVPLALYDKVREHFSESELVDLILAINTINNWNRIAITTGMYPGCFN; from the coding sequence ATGAATTTAAGAACGAATTACAGAGTAGCGAGTCCAGGCGCATTTAAAGCGATGATGGCAATGGAGCAATATATATCCGGGCAATTTGAAAATAAAGTATTGTATGAGTTGTTAAAAATCCGAGTGTCCCAGATTAATGGTTGCGCCTTTTGTCTCGATATGCATGCCAAAGATCTGATGAAACTGGGAGATTATGCGGATCATATTTTATTGCTGAGTGTGTGGCGTGAAGTGCCTTTCTTCACGGATCAAGAACGTGTTATGCTGGAGCTGGCTGAAGCGGTGACCCGAATCTCGGAACACGGTGTACCACTTGCGTTGTACGATAAGGTTCGTGAACATTTCAGTGAATCCGAACTGGTGGATCTGATCCTGGCCATTAACACGATTAATAACTGGAACCGGATTGCGATCACAACTGGGATGTATCCGGGTTGCTTTAACTAA